Genomic window (Chondrocystis sp. NIES-4102):
GCAAAATCAAGCAGAAGCTTTAAACCTAGATAAAACTGTGATTGATACTATCCATGATGAAGTTCCAGAGTGGAAAAATGAAGAGGTTCGGACTTTATTAGGGCAATTTCTTTTCAGTGGTGAGACAGTTTTTAAACAAGTTGCAGCCCTCAGTGGTGGGGAGAAAGCCCGTTTAGCTTTAGCCAAAATGCTACTAACACCTGCTAACCTTTTGATTTTAGATGAGCCGACTAATCACTTAGATATCCCTGCTAAGGAAATGCTGGAATCCGCCTTAAAAGATTACGATGGTACAGTAGTAATTGTCTCTCACGATCGCTATTTTATTTCTCAAGTTGCCAACAAAATTGTCGAAATTCGCGATGGAGAATTAATTGCTTACAGTGGAGATTATCACTACTATTTAGATAAAATTGCCGAAGAAGCGGAAAAAGCGCGACAAAAAGCCGAACTAGAGCTTAAAGAAGCCAAACAAGCTGCTAAAAGAGCTAAACAAGCAGAAAAGAAGAAAAGTAAATCTAAATCTAAATAAGCAAACGCTTAATTTTATATATGGAATTGGAGCAACAACTAGCAGTATTAATTAGTGAAGCAGCAGATAATGGTATACCACCTGTAATAATTGAACAAGCGATCGCTCCAATTATCAAGTTATTTGCCCAACAACTAAAGCATTTAGAATATTATGTCCTACAAAATTTAGAATCAGACTGGGTATTAACTACTATTAGTAATTCCCAACTACAACAAGAAAAGCAAGTAATTTACGCTTTTGTATCGGTGCAGGATGCTGCTACTTTTCAAAGAAAAACTAATCCAGATTTGATTGCTGTGCCAATTTCTATTGTGCAGCTTTTGTTTCAATTGTTTTCTTTTGAGCAAGTCGATAGCATCATTTTTTTAGAGAATTCCCAAAACCTTAATCAAGCCAGTGAGGTAAAACGCAGTTATCTCGTCGAAGCAATTTCTCAGCAACTCCAACAATTAAATTCCCCTCCCAATAATCTTGCTTAAATTAATTGGTACTTTTTATTGAAGTTATAAGCTTTGTTTGCAAATTAATATTGATATTTATATCGAAACTAGATCTATTAGTCACTGATTCATCTATAGCTCGTTATAATGACACTTTGAACAGAGCTACCCTCAATACCGATTAAGCATTGAGATTTTAAGCCAGATATAAACAGTATCGCGACATTGTAAGATATATGTCTAACGCTCGTAATTTACACAATTTTTCCCAAGATTCTGGAGTAGATCTTTTACAGCAAGAATGGACACAATTTAATCGCTTTGATGTTGACGGAGAATATCCTTGTCCTGTTTGCCGTCATGGTAAAGTTTCCGAAATGCTGATGATGGAAACCTTTGCTTGTAATTTTTGCCAGCATATTTTTACGGCAAATTTTGAAAAGCAATTATTAAAAATGGCAGATAGTCAACTACCATTAACTTGGTACTGGAATGGTAAAACTTGGAAAGGAATTCAACGAGAGGGAGCAGAAGTAGGTTGGGCTTATTTGCTATTTGCCATAGGGTTTATCTGTATTCCTACATCCATTATCGGTTTAGGAACATACTTTTTCCCTCCCATAAGTGGTAGCTTCTTATCTTGGTTTCCTGTAGCTTGGACTATCCTAACTTTTTGTACTCATTTATTTTGCGTCATTTGGCTAATAATTGAATATTATCAGTTTCCAATTTTTCTTTATGTTAGAGCTTTGAGAAGAAAACTTTTACTCAGTGATAGATAGTCTAACAATTAAACTCATTAAAACTAGAAATTTGGCGTTGTGCTGCATAACTTCTATTGCATTCGATCAATAGTACGATATTGAATAGCTTCTGCCAGATGGTGACTTTGTAAATGGCGATCGCCTGCCAAATCGGCAATAGTTCGAGATACCTTTAATACCCTATCCATCGCTCTAGCAGACAAACCAAGTTTACGAATAGCTGTTTCTAATAGGTTTCGACTACCATCATCTAAAATACAAAACTCTCGTAAATGAAGCGATCGCATTTGGGCATTGCAGCTAACGTTTGCTACTCCTTGAAAACGTGCTTGTGCTAATTGACGTGCAGCGATCACCCTGGCTCGAACTATGGCAGATTCTTCACCTGTAGTCTGTCTTGTCATTTCTTCTGGTTTGAGGCGGTTAACTGCCACTTGCAGGTCAATACGATCCATTAATGGGCCAGATAGTTTGGAAAAATAGCTTTCCCTCTGCCTAGGGGAACAACTACAATGTTGAATGGAATCACCAAAATAACCACAGGGGCAAGGATTAGTACTAGCTATTAAAGTAAACTGAGCAGGAAATACTACGGATTGTCGGGTGCGAGAAATTGTGACCAGACCATCTTCTAAAGGCTGCCGTAAATATTCTAAAACAGTCCGCTTAAACTCAGTCAATTCGTCGAGAAACAGCACACCTTTATGAGCCAAGGAAATCTCTCCTGGACGAGGATAACTACCCCCACCAACCAATGATGGGCCAGAGGCAGAATGATGAGGGCTACGAAAGGGTCTAGATCTAATTAATCTACCCTGATCTTTTAATAACCCTGCTACCGAATGAATTTGTGAAACCTCTAAAGCTTCAGGAAAAGAGAGACTGGGTAATATCCCTGGTAAACGCTTGGCTAGCATAGTTTTGCCACTCCCTGGAGGTCCGACGAAGATCAAGTTATGTCCTCCTGCTGCTGCTATTTCTAAGGCTCGGCGAGCTTGAACTTGTCCTTTTACATCCCGAAGATTAGGTATCTGTTGCCAATCTTGTATATTATTATTCTCTGCTTCTGCCTCTACAGGTTGATATTTATTTGGGCAATTGAGAAAGTCCGCAACTTGTTTTAAACTACCAAATCCATATACTGCTAAATTTTTGACTACCGCAGCTTCTTGGGCATTACCCACGGGGACAATTAAACCTGCAATTCCCATTTTTTCAGCAGCAGCAGCAATAGGTAACACTCCTGATACAGATCTTAAAGATCCGTCAAGGGAAACTTCACCATAGAATAAATAATCTCCCAACAACTGCGGATCTACTTGCTCTGAGGCTGCTAAGATTCCTACGCTAATGGGTAAATCAAAACAAGGCCCTTCTTTACGTAGATCTGCGGGGGTAAGATTTATCACAATTTTACGCACAGGAAAAGCAAAACCAGCATTCTTTAGTGCAGCCTTCACCCTTTCTTTTGATTCTTGTATTGCCATATCGGGTAAACCGACAATAGTAATTTTCGGCAAACCTCCAGATACATCAACTTCAACCCCTACTTTAATAGCATCAATGCCAGCGATCGCAGCACTCCAAACCCTTGCTAACATGAATTAATATTAATTCACTATTTATTTTCTTCCCTAGCCTATTCTTGAACGAGCTAATTAGCTAACCGCAAATTTACTGGTATTTACTACTGACATATATAAATAAAAACTACACAAGTAATAGTATTATCTGTAGTTGTGTCAAAGGCTTTTAATTATCAGTTGATATTTTCTTGTGGCTTTCGGGAACAATATGACAATAATCTAATAATCTAATGTTAAGGTTATTGGCGTTGATTGATCAGCTTCTTTGGTTTTAGTTGATGGTGTTTGAATATGTTGTAACAATTTAAAAGATAATTAGTTGATGCTTAAATGTTTAATTATCCGATAACATTTTGATAGAGAAGTTAGTTGCTAATTATGAAGAAAGTTTAACTAAATACCTAAGACAAATACGACAAGACGATGGATAATTCCGAATCAGTTTACCATGTACTAGTAATTGATGATCCCTCCTTTGAAAGAGAGATACCACTTGATGCTGCCACTTATTCTATTGGTCGTCATTCTAGTAATGATATTGTTCTTTCCTGTCAAAAAACTTCCCGTAATCACGCCACACTTTTAAGAAGAACTGACGTTAAGACTAATAAATGTTCCTATTGGATATTAGATGGTGATCTACAGGGAAATAGAAGTCGTAATGGAATTTTTATTAATGGTAAAAAAAGTTTAGTACATGAATTAAAAGCAGGAGACGTTATTCAATTTAGTGGTGATGCCCATGCAAAATATAAAAATCATTATGGTGTAGATAAGGCAGTTAATAAATCGCCTATTCTCAATTCTAATGAATCACCATCGAATCTAGGGGTAAAAACAATTGATAAAGAAACAATCATTACTCCCAATTCAGAAATTGTTGTTAATAATCGTAGTAAATATCAAGAAAGTGGGCAATATAATTCTTTAGCAGATTTAAGTCCACACCCAATTATTGAAATAGATTTCTATGGCAATGTAACATATATAAATTCTGCTGGTTTAGCAAGTTTTAAAGATATACAATATCAAAAGCTTAATCATCCTTTATTGGATAATTTGATTGCTCAATATCATCAAGGTAGCGATAAAATAGTAGAGCGCGAAGTAACAATTGAAGATAAAACTTTTCAACAAACGGCTCATTATTTACCAGAAAAAATAGTAATTAGAAATTATATTATTGATATTACTCAACAAAAAACAATTGCTACTCAACTCGAACGGCAGATATTTTTATATAATCAAATTACTCAACAAATTTCTGAGGGTATTATTATCTTTGAATTGGCAACTAAACAAATAGTTGAAGTCAATTCTTCTTGTACCCACTGGCTCGGATATTCTGGTGATGAAATGCTTCAGATGAATATTTATGAGCTATTAAGTGAATCACAAAGGTTCGCTGCAATTTTACGCAAAATAGTTACAGAGAAAAATAGTTTTTGGGGAGAATATCCTTTAAGTCATAAAAACGGCAATATAGTTAATGCTAAAATAAAAATTGATTTAATTAATTTGCCTCATCAAGAAAGAATTTGTCTAGTTATTCATAATGTTCTAGAAGAACAAGAATCGCCCACAAACTCTTCAAAAGCAGTAGATTATCTCAGTCAAAGAAAAATATTTAAGCAACAATTAATAACAGCGATCGCTAATGCTAAAAGAAGTCAGAAATTGCTGGCAGTTATGTTTTGTCAGCTTGGTTTTTTACCTGATATTCGCCTTACCATTGGCACTGATAAAAGTAAAAAATTACTCTTAGCTCTTGGGGAAAGATTAAGCACTTGTTTACGGGGTGGAGATACTATAATTCCTTGGGAGGAAGATAAATTTGCCCTATTATTACCTCAAATTAGCGGTGCAGAAGAAGTAGCCAAGATTAATCAAAGAATTCAAAAGTCTATTGAGCAATCTTTCAAAATTGGCGATACTCAAGTTACTATTAGTAGTACTATTGGCATTGCTATTTATCCTCAAGATGGAGATGAGGAGGCAATTCTACTCGCTAGTGCTAATACTGCATCTATAAGAGCATCTCAAAATAAAACTAGTTATCAATTCTATGATGAATCGATGAATGCTCAATCTCTCGTTGCTTTGGAAATGGAGAGTCTGTTACAAAAAGCTATAGATCAACAGGAATTTAAACTTTATTATCAACCTCAAATTAACATAGATAGTGGTAAGCCAGAAGCCATAGAAGCTATATTACACTGGCAACATCCAGAATTAGGTGTAGTTACTTTCAAAAACTTTATTAAGTCGGCTGAACAATCTAAATTGATTTTGCCCATCGGCGAGTGGTTAATTCGTCAAGCCTGCAATCAAATTAAAGTATGGCAATCTGATGAACTTCCATCATTAAAGATTATTATAAGTTTGTCTTCGGTACAATTTCGACAAGCAAATATAGTTCAGACAATTGCAGCAATTTTAACTGAGATTGATATCGATGCTCACTTGTTGGAACTAGAAATTAGTGCCACTAGTTTAATGGAAAATATAGACTATAGCAGACATTTGTTAGAACAATTAAAGGAATTAGGAGTATGTATTGCTATTGATGGTTTTACGGCTGGATTTTCTAGTTTGGAATATCTTAAACAATTTTCTTTAGATACTTTAAAGATAGATCATTCTTTAATTGCACAGCTAACTGATGATCCTCAAAATATAGCCATTGTTACGGCTTTAATTCAATTAGGTAAAGGATTTAATTTAAGAGTGGTAGCAGAAGGAGTAGAGACTCAAGAACAATTTGAGATTTTACGTCGTTTAAACTGTCAACATATGCAAGGGGCTTGGTTTTCTAATCCTCTACAAGCAGAATCCGCAAGTAAACTATTGCAATTGAATTTTTTAGAACCAGCACAAGATAGTTAATTAAAATAAGTAAGGAGTATTTTAAATACTAAAAAACGACTATGACTGCAATAAGTCATAAATCGCCAGCACGCTTTTTAATTAGTTTAACTATTATGGAGATTATTGGGTGGAGAGGTTAGGACTAGTATAAAACAAACCTCCTTTAGGATTCTAGAGACATAATCTTAAAAAAACTAGTCTAATATACGAATACCTCTCCCGTGTCTTTTGCAAATCTAATAAGACTTCCCAATGAAGTTTCTTGTAAAGTTGAATTCGATATTAAAGTGTTCAAGAAGTTTCTTACTAATGTGTTAACTTAATATGGCACAACAACTTAAATTACTATTTAAACGCAGTAATAAACCAATATTGGCTAAAATTATGATGATTCTTAATGCTATTTGCTTCGGAACTATTGCATAATAACAAAGAATAACTCACCTTGTTTCTTTTACCTTTGTTTATTAACAAGCCGTTGTGTAGATTCCTAGCAGAAGGTACTGGCTAGAATCTGCTTTGGAAGAAGATTGGTGTGCTTCTTTAGTACCTGATAAATAAAATAACACTATTGTTTTTTATAGATCAAGATGTGTTTACTAATGTTTACAGATATCCATAAACTGTA
Coding sequences:
- a CDS encoding Mg chelatase, subunit ChlI codes for the protein MLARVWSAAIAGIDAIKVGVEVDVSGGLPKITIVGLPDMAIQESKERVKAALKNAGFAFPVRKIVINLTPADLRKEGPCFDLPISVGILAASEQVDPQLLGDYLFYGEVSLDGSLRSVSGVLPIAAAAEKMGIAGLIVPVGNAQEAAVVKNLAVYGFGSLKQVADFLNCPNKYQPVEAEAENNNIQDWQQIPNLRDVKGQVQARRALEIAAAGGHNLIFVGPPGSGKTMLAKRLPGILPSLSFPEALEVSQIHSVAGLLKDQGRLIRSRPFRSPHHSASGPSLVGGGSYPRPGEISLAHKGVLFLDELTEFKRTVLEYLRQPLEDGLVTISRTRQSVVFPAQFTLIASTNPCPCGYFGDSIQHCSCSPRQRESYFSKLSGPLMDRIDLQVAVNRLKPEEMTRQTTGEESAIVRARVIAARQLAQARFQGVANVSCNAQMRSLHLREFCILDDGSRNLLETAIRKLGLSARAMDRVLKVSRTIADLAGDRHLQSHHLAEAIQYRTIDRMQ
- a CDS encoding diguanylate cyclase/phosphodiesterase with PAS/PAC sensor(s), which gives rise to MDNSESVYHVLVIDDPSFEREIPLDAATYSIGRHSSNDIVLSCQKTSRNHATLLRRTDVKTNKCSYWILDGDLQGNRSRNGIFINGKKSLVHELKAGDVIQFSGDAHAKYKNHYGVDKAVNKSPILNSNESPSNLGVKTIDKETIITPNSEIVVNNRSKYQESGQYNSLADLSPHPIIEIDFYGNVTYINSAGLASFKDIQYQKLNHPLLDNLIAQYHQGSDKIVEREVTIEDKTFQQTAHYLPEKIVIRNYIIDITQQKTIATQLERQIFLYNQITQQISEGIIIFELATKQIVEVNSSCTHWLGYSGDEMLQMNIYELLSESQRFAAILRKIVTEKNSFWGEYPLSHKNGNIVNAKIKIDLINLPHQERICLVIHNVLEEQESPTNSSKAVDYLSQRKIFKQQLITAIANAKRSQKLLAVMFCQLGFLPDIRLTIGTDKSKKLLLALGERLSTCLRGGDTIIPWEEDKFALLLPQISGAEEVAKINQRIQKSIEQSFKIGDTQVTISSTIGIAIYPQDGDEEAILLASANTASIRASQNKTSYQFYDESMNAQSLVALEMESLLQKAIDQQEFKLYYQPQINIDSGKPEAIEAILHWQHPELGVVTFKNFIKSAEQSKLILPIGEWLIRQACNQIKVWQSDELPSLKIIISLSSVQFRQANIVQTIAAILTEIDIDAHLLELEISATSLMENIDYSRHLLEQLKELGVCIAIDGFTAGFSSLEYLKQFSLDTLKIDHSLIAQLTDDPQNIAIVTALIQLGKGFNLRVVAEGVETQEQFEILRRLNCQHMQGAWFSNPLQAESASKLLQLNFLEPAQDS